The stretch of DNA GATAGAAAGTCAGCTGCAgggtatatttttttttttattggaaattCACCAAACTCATGGTGTTCAACGAAGGAACAAGTGGTGGCATTGTCATCATGTGAGGCAGAGTATATTGCAGCATCAATGTGTGCAACAAAAGTAATTTGGCTAAGAAATCTAATGGAGGAGATAACTGGTGAAGTATCTGATGGTGTGACATTAAAAATTGACAATGTCTCTGCCATAAACCTTGCTAAAAATCCTATATCACATGGCAGGAGTAAGCATATAGAAATGAGGTGTCACTACTTGAGAGAGCAAGTGAACAATGGATTGCTGAAGCTAGAGCATTGCAGGAGTGAAGTGCAGATAGCAGATATGCTTACAAAAAGTGTACAAACTGATGTGTTCAAAAGATTAAGTGATCTGGTGGGAGTGACAAGCTTAGCAACTATGAATTAAGGGGGCATGTTGAGTTTAATTCataattacatatattacttGTGCATTAAGATAGAAGCTTACCTAGTTGTTAAAAGTGTAACTACCTACTGTTTTGTTAGTTATGATAGTTAGGAGTTAGTTAGTGACGCAATTACTTATTTCTCAAGTAACATAGCATATTGGAGGAGGATTATAAATAACTCTTGTATTGTGACTTTGTTAACAAGTGTGTGATCAATAACATACTATAAACACAGTGTGTGTGTGATAACTGTGTTAGGCGCGCCACGAGCCTAAACACAGTGTGTGCGCGCAAATTGTATTCATTGTGTGATTCAATCCCAACAGGTCCCTCTATACCATACATTTTACCCTTTTAATACTAGTTTGTGATCTTCTCACTTAAAATACAATTTATTGTCTCTGTTAAGTAGAAATATTTCCAATTACTATTCCTTCTTGATGCTAAGCCAAATTGGGGATGTTACATTGATGTTTGAATAAGTAGGCATAATATGATGTCTGATGTCCGATCTTTCATCCATGGTTCacttgcgtcaaaaaaaaaaaaatccatggTTCACTTGCCAAGCATTTCATCTTCtattaagaaaaattagatGTGAAAACATTTTTTCCAACTTATTTTGTCATGTAGTCAAGTAGAGTTTCTAGAGTTCAAATTTTAACTCCTATGATGTCCATACCAACTGGGTTAATTTCACGGAAACGAAGTTAAAACATCTTTAATCAACTTTTGTTTGCTTTTCATCTTATACTCTGATGGAAACACAACATTTGTCAGCatatacaaaaatatatttatttttttaattggctAAACTTATTCCCtctatcttaatttttttttcaaatagattagtggctagaaaatcaaccttaaaggtgaataagtggagttgTCCGGGGTTCGGACTCCGGCTCTTAcacatataatgtgatgttcctgccaactgaactaagctcacGGGACCCCTCTATCTTAAATCTTTAGTCCTTTAAAGTATGGaaacacattaaaatataataaatttaaataaacttatataattttatctttaatttacttaataaaataaatattgattttttttttttggtggtgAAAATAAATATTCGTTGAATGCATGTTTTTGCATTGAATGATAAAAGTCCAAAAGTACTAGTCAAAGAAAGGCATTACAAGTTACAACACACCCACCATCCCACAAAGAGACATGAACCAATACAAGGTTAAAAATTAAAGCCAagccaaaaacaaaagacaaGAGAAACACTCATAACTCATACTTAGGCTTCATCATCATATAGCCAAGTTCTTATTAATTAATCCTAATTAAACACATTCAATAATCAGGATTTGCCAAAAGGAAACCTTCACAAAGCTTTACAAGTCCTTCAACCTTTGCTTGACCAGCTTTCAGCTCCTCCTCAGTGACAACATAATCACCTTTGGTAAAATAGTCAACATGTACATTCCTAATGGTTCCACCATTTGGTGTTTCCACCAATTGGCTCTTGAATGAGACTTTTTCCAATGTTTCAGCCAAACCAGTGCCACCAGTAATGCTAAAGTTGTACACAAATTTAGCTTCATCAATTTCATCCACTCTATGTAGCACATACTTGGGTTTTCCACCTGCATTCATCAAATTGAGAGATTAATCGTGTAACAAGTCAATGATGAACCTAAGACATTGTTTAATCTAAAAGAGACTCCGCAtgcatccatttttttttcaccatcagtattCGGTTCACTGGACAAACCTAATCTGATTCGGAggttagttctgacatcaagtgattcatGCCTTCTCCCGGTCGCAGTTGCGgaatcgaactgtggtcctccctacgaATCAtcactggaccaactaacgattggtgcattcatttttgtttttaaaaaatatataactaatTTTAGTCGatgatttatttattcttttggtATAATAATTGATGATCCAGTGACCGAAGTTCAAACCCCGATTCTgaatataaaatgcaatatatCTACCAATTAAGCCAGGATCACACGGGGACCAATAATAGATCATTAAAAGTCTTCAATTTTCactcaaacaaattaaagaatCAAATCCCCTATATATGTGATGGGATTAATAAAAGATAGGATTTAATTACTGACCTTCAATTATGTTGAGCTTCTTGATGGTTCCAGCCTCACCAGTACCTTCGGAGAGCTCAACACTCTCAATGATGTCCACAATCTTTGGGAAAAGATTATGAATATCTATTGACATGGCTTTGAAGACCCTAGCAGGGGGCACAGAAATAGGGGTAGAATATTCTTGAATTTGTACAcccatgataaaaaaaattctctatgAAAATCAACACAAAGTGACTATGGTTATGAAAAGAGGTCAATGATTGTGGCTGCTGTGTAGATTATGAGGAGTGAAGAGACC from Trifolium pratense cultivar HEN17-A07 linkage group LG5, ARS_RC_1.1, whole genome shotgun sequence encodes:
- the LOC123883846 gene encoding pathogenesis-related protein 10-like → MGVQIQEYSTPISVPPARVFKAMSIDIHNLFPKIVDIIESVELSEGTGEAGTIKKLNIIEGGKPKYVLHRVDEIDEAKFVYNFSITGGTGLAETLEKVSFKSQLVETPNGGTIRNVHVDYFTKGDYVVTEEELKAGQAKVEGLVKLCEGFLLANPDY